A genomic segment from Clostridia bacterium encodes:
- a CDS encoding OFA family MFS transporter: MQRNVTIKDGWKVLFAGLCINLTLGVLYSWSVIKKALVHDWNWTNSDASLPYSVAIVVWAITLLFAGRLQDKIGPRKVVTLGAIFTGTGLILSSFIHSVPLLIITFGILAGGGIGFAYASVTPPALKWFHSSKKGMVTGIVVSGMGLASLYIAPLTTMLLENYGISRTFLVLGIFILLIATPVAQLINNPPSGYVAPTPANLPETKTVKVVAKDFSWKEMVKTKQFYFFWLMFAFASSAGLMIIGNIATIAKTQANWEKGFYLVGLLAIFNACGRLAAGFLSDKIGRVRTMMIVFVLQGVNMTLFAGYSTPLAISIGTALAGIGYGALLSLFPSVVADYYGVKNFGGNYGVLYTAWGISGIIGPIIAGIVVDRTGAYNLAYMISAGLLAVALVLALITKPISTAATAEKLIDEQVA, encoded by the coding sequence ATGCAAAGGAATGTAACAATTAAAGACGGCTGGAAGGTTCTTTTTGCCGGCTTATGCATCAACTTGACGTTGGGTGTCCTTTATTCATGGAGTGTTATTAAAAAGGCTCTGGTTCATGATTGGAACTGGACAAATAGCGATGCCTCACTTCCATACTCGGTGGCAATAGTCGTCTGGGCTATTACGTTGCTTTTTGCAGGAAGACTCCAGGATAAAATTGGCCCTCGTAAAGTAGTAACTTTAGGTGCAATTTTTACTGGTACAGGATTAATTCTATCAAGTTTTATACATAGCGTACCACTGCTGATCATAACATTTGGAATACTGGCTGGTGGAGGTATCGGATTTGCTTATGCTTCTGTAACTCCCCCCGCATTGAAATGGTTTCATTCTTCTAAAAAAGGTATGGTAACCGGCATTGTAGTAAGCGGTATGGGATTGGCATCACTATACATTGCCCCCCTTACTACTATGTTATTAGAGAATTATGGCATATCCAGGACTTTTCTTGTATTGGGGATTTTCATCCTCCTCATTGCTACACCTGTAGCCCAATTGATAAATAATCCTCCATCAGGATATGTTGCACCAACACCAGCAAATTTACCGGAAACAAAAACCGTAAAGGTAGTTGCCAAAGACTTCTCTTGGAAAGAAATGGTCAAAACAAAGCAATTCTATTTTTTCTGGCTTATGTTCGCCTTTGCATCTTCAGCTGGTCTAATGATTATAGGCAACATAGCGACAATCGCAAAGACACAGGCAAATTGGGAAAAAGGTTTCTATTTAGTTGGGTTGCTGGCTATATTCAATGCTTGTGGCCGACTTGCAGCTGGTTTTCTTTCTGATAAAATCGGGCGCGTAAGAACGATGATGATTGTCTTTGTACTTCAAGGTGTAAATATGACTTTGTTTGCTGGCTACTCTACACCATTAGCCATATCAATAGGGACAGCCCTTGCAGGTATAGGCTACGGAGCACTGCTCAGCCTCTTCCCTTCAGTAGTGGCAGATTATTACGGAGTCAAAAACTTCGGAGGCAACTACGGCGTATTATATACTGCATGGGGAATCTCCGGTATAATTGGTCCAATCATCGCTGGTATAGTTGTTGACCGAACAGGAGCTTATAATTTGGCCTATATGATCTCGGCAGGTTTGCTTGCAGTTGCGCTTGTACTCGCTTTAATTACAAAGCCAATCAGTACAGCTGCAACAGCAGAAAAGCTTATCGATGAGCAGGTCGCTTAA
- a CDS encoding GyrI-like domain-containing protein, with protein sequence MKDKFLIGELSKLFNVSTDTLRHYDKIDLLKPDYDYNNSYRYYSIRNFFKLSRILFFKSLDISLENIKKYMNNKNTNNLLSLLKRKEEEIDIKINRLTNLKKKIQTKLELLESINSELDQVKIKRIPERTGVFLDMNDVENDREIVQAFKENEKYLKISSWLIEGQIYTSLSKENMEHRILNKFRYFIEIVTLDSEPCKQMKVIPENEYACIAFLGPYRDMGKHYELLIRWIDENGYQIAGDSIEKNIVDYGFSDSESEYISEIQIPIKKYDARHDV encoded by the coding sequence ATGAAAGATAAATTTTTAATCGGAGAATTATCAAAGCTCTTTAATGTCAGTACAGATACTCTAAGGCATTATGATAAAATTGATCTACTGAAGCCGGACTATGACTATAATAATAGCTATAGATATTATAGTATAAGAAATTTTTTCAAACTAAGCAGGATCCTTTTTTTCAAGAGCCTTGATATTTCTTTAGAGAATATCAAGAAATACATGAACAACAAGAATACGAACAATTTGTTGAGTCTGCTCAAAAGGAAGGAAGAAGAAATTGATATCAAGATAAACAGACTAACCAATCTCAAAAAGAAAATTCAAACAAAGCTTGAGCTTCTGGAAAGTATAAACAGCGAGCTGGACCAAGTAAAAATAAAGAGAATTCCGGAGAGAACCGGTGTTTTCCTGGATATGAATGATGTTGAAAATGACCGTGAAATCGTTCAGGCCTTTAAAGAGAATGAAAAGTACCTAAAAATCAGTTCCTGGCTGATTGAAGGCCAGATATACACCTCTCTGTCAAAGGAAAATATGGAGCATCGTATACTTAATAAATTCAGGTATTTCATTGAAATTGTGACACTAGACTCAGAACCCTGCAAACAGATGAAGGTGATTCCCGAGAACGAATATGCATGTATTGCCTTTCTGGGGCCTTATAGGGACATGGGAAAGCATTATGAATTGCTTATCCGTTGGATTGATGAGAATGGGTACCAAATAGCAGGAGATTCTATCGAAAAGAATATCGTGGACTACGGCTTCTCAGATTCAGAGAGTGAATATATCTCTGAAATACAAATTCCAATCAAGAAATATGACGCAAGGCACGACGTTTAG
- the msrB gene encoding peptide-methionine (R)-S-oxide reductase MsrB, which yields MLPNNPNLNAKYDENKTKEIWLAGGCFWGVEAYMARIYGVYDVTTGYANGNKENPTYEEVCTGNTGFAETVHVRYDPGRIGLKALLMDFFKIIDPTSRFRQGNDVGSQYRSGIYYIDKGDKAIIDEVVAQEQKKYTQEIQTEVLPLDNYFLAEEYHQDYLEKNPNGYCHIDFGHLKEQSVTIDPKDYQKPDEELLKKVLTDTQYKVTQESQTERAFSNEYWDSRQKGIYVDVVTGEPLFSSTDKFESGCGWPSFTKPIVPEVVTYEEDKSHSMVRTEVRSRSGDSHLGHVFEDGPQDEGGMRFCINGASLRFIPIDQMDQQGYGYLKYLVK from the coding sequence ATGCTGCCAAATAACCCGAATTTAAATGCAAAGTATGATGAGAATAAAACTAAGGAAATATGGCTGGCAGGCGGTTGTTTTTGGGGCGTAGAAGCATATATGGCCAGAATATACGGCGTATACGACGTCACCACAGGGTATGCCAATGGAAATAAAGAAAATCCAACCTATGAGGAAGTATGTACCGGCAATACCGGTTTTGCAGAGACGGTGCATGTGCGCTATGATCCGGGTAGGATAGGGCTTAAGGCGCTGCTTATGGATTTTTTTAAAATTATCGATCCAACCAGTAGGTTTAGGCAGGGGAATGATGTGGGAAGTCAGTACAGGAGCGGAATCTATTATATAGATAAGGGTGACAAGGCTATTATTGATGAAGTGGTAGCCCAGGAGCAGAAAAAATACACACAAGAAATACAAACAGAGGTTTTGCCTTTAGATAATTATTTTTTAGCAGAGGAATATCATCAGGATTATTTAGAGAAAAATCCAAATGGTTACTGTCATATTGATTTTGGCCACTTGAAGGAGCAATCTGTTACGATTGACCCAAAAGATTATCAAAAACCTGATGAGGAGTTACTGAAAAAGGTACTTACGGATACTCAGTACAAGGTGACCCAGGAAAGCCAGACGGAGCGCGCTTTTTCTAATGAATATTGGGATAGCAGGCAAAAAGGTATCTATGTGGATGTTGTAACCGGGGAACCTTTGTTTTCCTCTACTGACAAGTTTGAATCAGGGTGCGGATGGCCAAGTTTTACAAAACCAATCGTACCGGAAGTTGTTACATACGAAGAAGATAAAAGCCACAGCATGGTTCGCACCGAAGTTAGAAGCAGGAGCGGGGATTCTCATTTGGGGCATGTATTCGAGGATGGTCCTCAGGACGAAGGTGGGATGCGCTTTTGTATCAATGGTGCGTCTTTAAGATTTATCCCCATTGATCAAATGGATCAGCAGGGTTATGGATATCTCAAATATCTTGTGAAGTAA
- a CDS encoding DEAD/DEAH box helicase, with protein MLFEDLNLIMPIQKALKTEKYDKPTPIQERAIPSILAGRDLLGSAQTGTGKTAAFAIPILQILSREKRVAKDTHKIRALILAPTRELAIQIGESFEAYGRYLSLRTTVIYGGVSQHPQTDALRAGVDILVATPGRLLDLLSQKHINIHNVEMFVLDEADRMLDMGMVNDVKKIIAQMPRKRQNMLFSATMPQGVSQLVNSILVDPVRIEVEHSTSTAASIKQSVYFVDGIDKTALLIHLLKNKAIVSALVFTRTKRRADKVTKALEKEGIKSQAIHGDKSQNLRQAALNGFKNRELRVLVATDVAARGIDVEELSHVINYDLPNVPETYIHRIGRTGRAGMGGIAISFCDNQEKPDLRNIEKLRAKPIEVIKNHPYPLMNMVLEQNRELAKRPHRASAEKTGPKADTRRDGKKAPGKQWPKKGRPKDNPQR; from the coding sequence ATGTTATTTGAAGACTTGAACTTAATTATGCCTATTCAGAAGGCTCTAAAAACTGAAAAATATGATAAGCCCACTCCTATACAGGAAAGGGCTATTCCATCAATACTTGCAGGAAGAGATTTACTGGGATCTGCTCAAACAGGCACTGGAAAGACAGCCGCCTTTGCTATTCCAATATTACAAATCCTTTCTCGTGAAAAAAGGGTTGCAAAGGATACTCATAAAATAAGGGCATTAATACTGGCTCCTACCCGTGAACTGGCTATTCAGATCGGAGAGAGCTTTGAAGCTTATGGCCGGTATTTAAGTCTTAGGACTACGGTCATTTATGGCGGAGTATCACAGCATCCTCAAACTGACGCATTAAGAGCAGGGGTTGATATTTTGGTTGCAACTCCCGGTAGATTGCTTGATTTGCTTAGTCAGAAACACATTAACATACATAATGTAGAAATGTTTGTACTTGATGAGGCAGATCGTATGTTAGATATGGGAATGGTGAATGACGTAAAGAAAATAATAGCGCAGATGCCCAGGAAGAGGCAGAATATGTTATTCTCTGCAACCATGCCGCAAGGAGTATCGCAGCTTGTAAATTCCATTTTGGTAGACCCTGTTAGGATAGAGGTGGAGCATAGTACATCCACTGCTGCCAGTATTAAGCAATCAGTATATTTTGTTGATGGAATAGACAAGACAGCGCTGTTGATTCACCTTTTGAAAAATAAAGCTATTGTTTCTGCATTAGTGTTTACACGAACAAAGAGAAGAGCAGATAAAGTCACCAAGGCCCTTGAAAAAGAGGGGATAAAGTCTCAGGCTATTCACGGAGATAAATCACAGAATCTTAGGCAAGCTGCTTTAAATGGATTTAAGAACAGGGAGCTAAGGGTTTTAGTAGCAACTGATGTAGCGGCAAGAGGCATTGACGTGGAAGAATTGTCACATGTAATCAATTATGACTTGCCTAATGTGCCGGAAACTTATATACATAGAATTGGGCGTACTGGAAGGGCTGGTATGGGAGGAATTGCAATTTCCTTCTGTGACAATCAAGAAAAACCAGACCTTAGAAATATTGAAAAGCTCAGAGCAAAGCCAATAGAAGTAATCAAGAACCATCCATATCCATTAATGAATATGGTATTGGAACAGAATAGAGAGCTTGCCAAAAGGCCTCATAGAGCTTCAGCAGAAAAAACCGGTCCAAAAGCAGATACAAGGAGAGATGGAAAAAAAGCGCCCGGAAAACAATGGCCTAAAAAGGGCAGACCTAAAGATAACCCTCAAAGATAG
- a CDS encoding DUF6530 family protein: MKIPTTLKHKPVIVSENYENVDGRYAYNTDAKGLSLGLAQWNDRGKVDVSAKVWRYTGEKWSRQSEELPLHRVLDLAILVCRAQLHFREAYRYEKLYDTENPVIDRVGLQGDAMTVAVCTDNEKIDEDIKLFSQALSNDSELIGERLSTLSRVLKEMGY, encoded by the coding sequence ATGAAAATACCAACTACATTAAAGCATAAACCGGTTATTGTTTCTGAAAACTATGAGAATGTTGACGGCAGATATGCTTATAATACCGATGCAAAAGGTCTCTCATTAGGATTAGCCCAGTGGAATGACCGTGGCAAGGTAGATGTTTCAGCCAAAGTATGGAGGTATACAGGAGAAAAATGGTCCAGACAGTCAGAAGAACTGCCGTTGCATCGTGTGCTTGATCTTGCAATTCTCGTCTGTAGAGCTCAACTTCATTTTAGGGAAGCTTATCGATATGAGAAATTATATGACACAGAAAACCCTGTTATCGATAGAGTGGGATTACAGGGTGATGCTATGACTGTAGCTGTATGTACTGACAATGAAAAGATAGATGAGGATATAAAATTATTCAGCCAGGCACTCAGCAACGATAGTGAGCTTATTGGAGAGCGCTTGAGTACTTTATCAAGAGTTTTAAAAGAGATGGGATATTAA
- a CDS encoding GIY-YIG nuclease family protein encodes MERKKELKLQYKQTRPQMGIFIIRSKVNNKCYIQTTQDLRGVINGAKARLEGGQHLNRELQKEWNDFGSENFTIEILENIQYDKDESKTDYTEDLALLQMIWEEKLAGENIEFYKKRI; translated from the coding sequence ATGGAAAGGAAAAAAGAATTAAAATTGCAGTACAAACAAACGAGGCCACAGATGGGAATATTTATAATCCGTTCTAAGGTCAACAATAAATGCTATATTCAAACAACTCAAGATTTGAGAGGCGTGATCAATGGTGCTAAAGCCAGACTGGAAGGTGGCCAACATCTTAATCGTGAGCTGCAGAAGGAATGGAATGACTTTGGTTCTGAGAATTTCACAATTGAAATTCTTGAGAATATTCAATATGATAAGGACGAATCGAAAACCGATTATACAGAAGACTTGGCACTGTTACAAATGATTTGGGAAGAAAAATTGGCTGGGGAAAATATTGAGTTCTATAAAAAAAGAATATGA
- a CDS encoding ABC transporter ATP-binding protein encodes MAVIELHKLTKYYGKHKGIKNISFDIKEGEIFGFIGPNGAGKSTTIRTLLNLIYPTGGKAFIFDKDVVKDSLEIRRNIGYLPSEVNYYDDMKVSDLLQFSQAFYKKGNPQRVKELADRLDLNLNKRIEDLSYGNKKKVGIIQALLHEPKLLILDEPTGGLDPLIRNAFFEILKEENQRGATIFFSSHILSEVQSMCSRVAIIKEGELIKVESIETLIKNQFRKVKITFGDQKGRDFNIEGGKNPVWEGNTLQLLYGGEIGNMLQKLSQVEVKDLLIEEPSLDEVFMHYYENKEEQTK; translated from the coding sequence ATGGCAGTGATTGAGCTTCACAAATTGACGAAATACTACGGCAAGCATAAGGGCATCAAAAACATCTCCTTTGATATAAAAGAAGGTGAGATATTTGGCTTTATAGGACCTAACGGGGCAGGCAAAAGTACTACAATAAGGACTTTACTGAATTTAATATATCCCACAGGGGGCAAAGCATTTATTTTCGATAAGGACGTTGTAAAAGATTCGTTGGAGATACGCAGGAATATAGGATATCTGCCCTCGGAGGTAAATTACTACGATGACATGAAAGTATCTGATCTTCTCCAGTTTTCCCAGGCTTTCTACAAGAAAGGGAATCCCCAAAGAGTGAAAGAGCTGGCTGATCGGCTGGACTTGAATCTAAATAAGAGAATCGAGGACTTATCCTACGGGAATAAGAAAAAAGTCGGCATTATCCAGGCTTTGCTGCATGAACCGAAGCTTCTGATATTGGATGAGCCGACTGGTGGCTTGGATCCACTAATAAGAAATGCATTTTTTGAGATTTTGAAGGAAGAGAATCAAAGAGGCGCTACCATTTTCTTCTCATCCCATATACTTTCCGAGGTTCAAAGCATGTGCAGCAGAGTTGCAATCATCAAGGAGGGAGAGCTTATCAAGGTTGAGTCAATAGAAACCCTGATAAAGAACCAGTTCAGGAAGGTTAAGATAACCTTCGGCGATCAAAAGGGAAGAGACTTTAATATTGAGGGAGGTAAAAACCCGGTATGGGAAGGGAACACCCTGCAGCTTCTTTATGGAGGAGAAATTGGAAATATGCTTCAAAAGCTGAGTCAAGTAGAAGTCAAAGACTTGCTTATTGAAGAACCATCCTTGGATGAAGTCTTTATGCATTACTATGAAAATAAGGAGGAACAGACAAAGTGA
- a CDS encoding ABC transporter permease subunit, protein MIYRREMNRNLKALIIWTLVMSGIAILNLMMFPDVAKQQAAIDQLMRQLPQGIIRAFGLNRLSMADPLGYYATKGYLMIILFGSIYAVMLAGNMLSKEHNEKTIEFLLSKPITRSGIVTQKLLAILTNLLIFNLAIAIANYIGFKMADAEFDIRVFILLSVAPFLLHLVFASFAFLLSSQMKKSRNIVSISLGLVFVMYFLDILSSISDKLESLKYITPYEYVDPVEIVINKSISATYLGIMAGVIFICILASYLIYQKRDIAV, encoded by the coding sequence GTGATATATAGACGTGAAATGAACAGAAACCTGAAAGCACTGATTATCTGGACCCTGGTTATGAGCGGAATTGCAATTCTTAACCTTATGATGTTTCCGGATGTAGCGAAGCAGCAGGCAGCAATAGACCAGCTTATGAGGCAGCTGCCACAAGGCATTATAAGAGCTTTCGGGTTGAATAGGCTGAGCATGGCGGACCCGTTAGGCTATTATGCAACCAAGGGATATCTGATGATAATACTGTTCGGCAGTATTTATGCCGTTATGCTGGCTGGAAACATGCTTTCCAAGGAGCATAACGAAAAGACTATAGAATTTTTGCTATCCAAGCCGATTACAAGAAGTGGGATAGTGACACAAAAGCTTTTGGCTATTCTTACTAACCTGCTTATTTTTAATTTGGCTATAGCCATTGCCAATTATATTGGTTTTAAAATGGCTGACGCCGAATTTGACATAAGAGTATTTATACTTCTTTCAGTAGCACCGTTTTTGCTCCATCTGGTATTTGCAAGCTTTGCTTTTTTATTGTCCAGTCAAATGAAAAAAAGCAGAAACATAGTCTCCATCTCATTAGGCCTGGTTTTTGTCATGTACTTTTTAGATATACTGTCCAGCATCTCGGATAAGCTTGAAAGCTTAAAGTACATAACGCCCTATGAATATGTTGATCCCGTGGAGATTGTCATCAATAAAAGCATCAGTGCAACTTATCTGGGTATAATGGCAGGAGTGATCTTCATATGTATTTTAGCTTCGTACTTGATATATCAGAAAAGGGATATAGCAGTATAA